A genomic window from Rhodothermales bacterium includes:
- the accB gene encoding acetyl-CoA carboxylase biotin carboxyl carrier protein: protein YPPAYPQPAYGPPPPVYSPSPAVASMPAAPQAPAPVAAAPPPPEPVVVSNDFIVKAPIVGTFYRAAGPDSGPFVNVGDRVNPGDVLCIIEAMKLMNEIECDVAGTIKEILVQNSEPVDFEKPLFVISKD, encoded by the coding sequence TACCCCCCGGCGTATCCGCAACCGGCCTACGGACCGCCGCCGCCGGTATACTCCCCATCGCCAGCCGTGGCCTCGATGCCCGCGGCTCCCCAGGCTCCGGCCCCGGTAGCGGCCGCCCCACCGCCCCCGGAACCGGTCGTGGTCTCGAACGACTTCATCGTCAAGGCGCCCATCGTGGGCACCTTTTACCGTGCCGCGGGCCCCGACTCCGGCCCGTTCGTCAACGTGGGAGACCGTGTCAATCCTGGCGACGTGCTCTGCATCATCGAAGCCATGAAGCTGATGAATGAGATCGAATGTGATGTCGCTGGCACGATCAAGGAGATCCTGGTTCAGAACTCAGAACCCGTCGATTTCGAGAAGCCGCTCTTTGTCATCTCGAAAGATTGA